Proteins encoded by one window of Fischerella sp. PCC 9605:
- a CDS encoding caspase family protein: MAKNIYALLVGIDEYDPASIVPIPSLQGCVNDISAVEAYLRERVARDREWNLVEPTDQPWILINENATRQAIINGFRQHLCNADSEDVVLFYYAGHGAQEKSPQEFWNLEPDRLDETLVCYDSRTAGSRDLADKEIAYLISKVAEKNPHVVVILDCCHSGSGTRDPEVTVRQAPLDNRERPLSSFIFADDQTAFEEVLHTSRSLDKKMTGVVLPKGKHVVLSACRDYELAKEYKGEDGKSRGAFSYFLLHALERTSGSITYRDLARNLNALVSGKVRDQSPQIEAIDLQELDKPFLGGAIAERSHYFTLTHSYNENSWVIDGGVLHGIPKPSHGADTLLAIFPAGSTPEQLRDLGTALGEARVTQVLPQTSKVEIISGGDRLLENASYWAVVTSLPIPPLQVYLKGDASEAEGIELAHQALLTAGPSRQPSLYVQQVEEPEDADYYLLADNGQYWIIQPSNNRPVVAPFPERPTQIGYTPYFASKAIQRLEHIARWQNILQLKSPATSRIQSDDIKMEIIVLSGRQESLSASEMRVEYTNENGEWISPTVQVRLTNNSDKTLYCNVIILSENYAVNVPCFAERSSVRLAPKGSESNVTIASDELGFIIPNEFLAQGVTEYKDIFKLIASTTEFDASLLEQDGLNPPSPKRSLGGRGTLGILIEGVGDRNAIKTRARGNYDDWMTQEVAVTIVRPQDAKSLQSDRSIQLHNGLVEVLPHASLQAKVNLTTVSQTSRDLGNVIFPSLLRQQPTVAEPFQFTTSRGSDPGLTGLELSDVGDYTVVTKQAPLKLLVDREIADNEYLLPLSYDGEFFLPLGKGKKTPDGKTEITIERLPQPLESSRSLQGSIRIFFEKVICRKLGRRFDYPILAVATVGENDQVIYEKNIEQVKAKVAQAKRILLYIHGIIGDTESQVPSIETALVEVDEQKCPIKDLYDLVLTFDYENIQTTIEENARLLGQRLHAIGLGANHGKELHIVAHSMGGLVSRWFIEREGGHQVVQHLVMLGTPNAGSPWPAVQDLVFAALGFALNQLSAIVWPAKIVAELLEYLEANDFSLEQMQPDSTVLAQLAENPDPHVPYTIIAGDRSLVPAATEIQPAKQSSPVQRLLQKLFGQAVDRVVDRVFFEQPNDIAVTLASIKAVNPNRLPQPRILLPDPACDHLTYFTHPAGLEALAKALFWAPLPFAITEDSQSQPEAIIINTEKQSDRPSAIEDDITIVIPSDAAGDRIPDTAPSPPEITNQPTENRPRINGALWIIALLLVAITGLLIWNRSQEQKPGTQQKNSQVFPTQQTPVAKI, encoded by the coding sequence ATGGCTAAAAACATTTACGCACTACTAGTCGGCATTGACGAATACGATCCTGCCTCAATTGTGCCAATACCGTCTTTGCAAGGTTGCGTTAACGATATCAGTGCGGTAGAAGCATATCTGCGGGAGCGAGTTGCTCGCGATCGCGAATGGAATTTGGTAGAACCAACAGATCAACCTTGGATACTCATCAATGAAAATGCCACTCGTCAGGCGATAATTAATGGCTTTCGGCAGCATCTTTGCAATGCTGACAGTGAAGACGTTGTACTGTTTTACTATGCCGGTCATGGCGCGCAAGAAAAGTCACCACAGGAATTTTGGAACTTAGAACCAGATCGTTTGGATGAAACTTTGGTTTGTTACGATAGCCGTACAGCAGGTAGTCGAGACTTAGCAGATAAAGAGATAGCCTACCTCATTTCTAAAGTTGCCGAGAAAAATCCTCATGTGGTGGTGATTTTGGACTGCTGTCACTCTGGTTCGGGAACAAGAGACCCAGAAGTCACTGTGCGTCAGGCTCCTCTAGATAATCGCGAACGACCTTTGAGCAGTTTTATTTTCGCTGATGACCAAACAGCATTCGAGGAAGTGTTGCATACTTCTCGCAGCTTGGACAAGAAGATGACTGGGGTGGTATTGCCTAAAGGCAAGCATGTTGTGTTATCTGCGTGTCGAGACTATGAGTTAGCGAAAGAGTATAAAGGAGAAGATGGTAAATCCCGCGGTGCTTTTTCATACTTTTTGCTGCACGCACTAGAACGGACAAGTGGTAGTATTACGTATCGGGATTTAGCTAGAAATCTGAATGCGTTGGTGAGTGGCAAAGTCAGAGATCAGTCACCGCAAATTGAAGCGATCGATCTACAGGAATTAGACAAACCATTCTTGGGTGGTGCGATCGCGGAACGTTCTCACTACTTCACCTTGACTCACAGCTACAACGAAAATAGTTGGGTAATTGACGGTGGCGTCCTTCATGGTATTCCCAAACCCTCGCATGGTGCAGATACTTTATTAGCTATTTTTCCTGCTGGTAGTACACCTGAACAGTTACGCGACTTAGGAACTGCTTTAGGTGAAGCACGTGTTACGCAAGTGTTGCCACAAACAAGTAAGGTAGAGATTATTAGTGGAGGCGATCGCCTACTGGAAAATGCTAGTTATTGGGCAGTAGTTACAAGCTTACCAATACCTCCTCTGCAAGTTTATCTCAAAGGCGATGCCAGTGAAGCCGAAGGCATAGAACTGGCGCATCAAGCACTTCTGACTGCTGGCCCAAGCAGACAACCTTCTTTATACGTGCAGCAAGTCGAAGAACCAGAAGACGCAGATTACTACCTGCTTGCTGACAATGGTCAGTATTGGATTATACAACCTAGCAATAATCGTCCTGTAGTCGCCCCCTTTCCAGAAAGACCTACTCAGATAGGTTACACACCTTACTTTGCCTCTAAAGCGATTCAGCGTTTAGAACATATTGCCCGTTGGCAAAACATTCTGCAACTCAAAAGCCCCGCTACCAGTCGCATTCAATCTGATGATATCAAAATGGAGATTATTGTCCTTTCGGGACGACAAGAATCTTTATCGGCTTCAGAAATGCGGGTTGAGTACACCAATGAAAATGGCGAGTGGATATCACCAACTGTCCAAGTTAGACTCACGAATAACAGCGATAAAACTCTCTACTGTAATGTCATAATTCTCTCAGAAAACTACGCAGTAAATGTTCCCTGTTTTGCTGAAAGAAGTAGTGTTCGACTTGCACCCAAAGGAAGTGAAAGTAACGTCACAATCGCAAGTGATGAGCTAGGCTTTATCATCCCAAATGAATTTTTGGCACAGGGTGTGACTGAGTACAAAGATATATTTAAGTTGATTGCTAGCACGACTGAATTTGATGCTAGTTTGCTAGAACAAGATGGCTTAAATCCACCTTCACCAAAACGTTCTCTAGGAGGAAGAGGTACTCTGGGGATTTTAATTGAGGGAGTTGGCGATCGCAATGCCATCAAAACTAGAGCTAGAGGCAACTATGATGATTGGATGACGCAGGAAGTAGCTGTTACCATTGTGCGTCCACAGGATGCCAAATCATTGCAGAGCGATCGCAGCATCCAATTGCATAATGGTTTGGTAGAAGTGCTACCACATGCCAGTTTGCAAGCAAAAGTTAATCTCACAACCGTATCGCAAACTAGTAGAGACTTAGGAAATGTAATTTTTCCTTCTCTATTGCGACAACAACCTACCGTTGCCGAACCCTTCCAATTTACCACCAGCCGAGGCAGCGATCCTGGCTTGACTGGTTTGGAACTAAGTGACGTAGGAGATTACACTGTTGTCACAAAACAAGCACCTCTCAAATTACTGGTTGATCGAGAAATAGCAGATAACGAATACCTTTTACCATTGAGTTACGATGGGGAATTTTTCTTACCTCTAGGCAAAGGCAAGAAGACTCCCGATGGTAAAACAGAGATTACAATCGAACGATTACCCCAACCATTAGAAAGCAGTCGGAGTTTGCAAGGGTCAATTCGTATCTTTTTTGAAAAAGTAATTTGTCGCAAACTTGGAAGAAGATTTGATTACCCAATTTTAGCTGTTGCCACAGTTGGTGAAAACGATCAAGTAATATACGAAAAAAATATCGAGCAAGTCAAAGCAAAAGTTGCCCAAGCTAAGCGAATTCTCCTCTACATCCATGGCATTATTGGCGACACCGAATCTCAGGTTCCCAGTATCGAAACAGCCTTAGTTGAAGTAGATGAGCAAAAGTGTCCAATCAAAGATTTGTATGACTTAGTTTTAACATTTGACTACGAAAATATTCAGACAACTATTGAGGAGAATGCTCGACTTTTAGGACAACGTTTACACGCAATCGGCTTAGGAGCAAACCACGGCAAAGAGTTGCATATTGTTGCTCACTCTATGGGTGGTTTGGTGTCTCGTTGGTTTATCGAACGAGAAGGTGGTCATCAAGTCGTGCAACATTTAGTCATGTTAGGCACACCCAACGCTGGTTCTCCCTGGCCCGCCGTACAAGATTTGGTGTTCGCAGCCTTGGGGTTCGCTTTGAATCAACTTTCGGCGATTGTTTGGCCTGCAAAGATAGTAGCTGAATTATTGGAATATCTGGAAGCTAACGATTTTTCCCTTGAGCAAATGCAGCCAGATTCTACTGTCCTAGCACAACTTGCCGAGAATCCAGATCCTCACGTTCCTTATACAATTATTGCCGGTGACAGGTCGCTGGTTCCGGCAGCCACAGAAATTCAGCCAGCCAAACAATCTAGTCCTGTGCAGCGCTTGCTGCAAAAGCTGTTTGGTCAAGCTGTAGATAGAGTAGTAGACCGAGTGTTTTTTGAGCAACCTAACGACATTGCCGTTACTCTCGCCAGCATCAAAGCTGTCAATCCTAACCGCTTACCCCAGCCTAGAATACTATTACCAGATCCAGCCTGCGACCACCTCACCTACTTTACTCACCCCGCTGGTTTAGAAGCACTCGCCAAAGCTCTTTTTTGGGCACCTCTTCCCTTTGCCATAACTGAGGATTCCCAGTCACAGCCAGAAGCCATAATCATTAATACAGAAAAACAGAGCGATCGCCCCAGTGCTATTGAAGATGATATTACTATTGTGATTCCGTCGGATGCAGCTGGCGATCGCATTCCCGATACCGCGCCTAGTCCACCAGAAATTACCAATCAACCAACCGAAAATCGTCCTAGAATCAATGGTGCATTGTGGATAATTGCATTGTTGCTGGTAGCAATTACTGGTTTACTTATCTGGAACCGCAGCCAAGAACAAAAGCCAGGGACTCAGCAAAAAAATAGTCAGGTTTTCCCGACTCAGCAGACGCCTGTGGCTAAAATATAG
- a CDS encoding PAS domain S-box protein → MYQQYGHCYLCQPNLVWLHVLSDSTIALAYYLIPIMLVYFVRKRQDFPCKWILGIIAALIVAGGTTHLMEIWTFWHPTYKLLGFFKAITASGSLCATMVLVRSLPKVLAIPNLAELKKANQQLELEINDRLLAEEALRESKERFHNAFDYAAIGMALVGLDGSWLQVNHSLCEIVGYSEQELLSTTCQEITHPDDCDTDLNYIHQLLTGEIRCYHMEKRYIHKLGHVVWILLSGSLVCDIHGQPLYLIAQIQDITERKHVEQTLQQQACIFENISDGVIVTDLSGRIIDWNRAAEKMFGYTKTEVSGKTLGILHKPEESAVVTQQIMDELLSTNRWDGEIKFIRKDGTEGVCETVFVPLYNEQGQPSATIGVNRNITERKQAEAALHKANEQLTCWVQELEQRNREIALLSEMSDILQACLTVEEAYKVITQLVQPLFPETSGGVFIISSSKHLVEAVTVWGDSILASKKVFSPKQCWALRRGRSHFAASGDRGLHCTHIEEDIFSGEALCVPMMAQGEALGMLHLHSQHKGQFTTAKQQLASAVAERIALALANLRLNEALQQQSIRDPLTGLFNRRYLEESLEREVSRAERNQQRVGIIMIDVDHFKSFNDTFGHEAGDIVLRELGGFLKKQVRKADIACRYGGEEMLLILPETSLEVCQERAERIRQGVKHLDVQHQRQKLGNITLSLGVAMFPEHGMTGAAVIEAADAALYIAKKTGRDRVVMAQSQFE, encoded by the coding sequence GTGTATCAGCAATACGGACATTGCTACCTATGTCAGCCAAATTTAGTGTGGCTGCATGTTTTATCGGACTCTACGATCGCGCTCGCCTATTACCTCATCCCTATTATGCTTGTCTATTTTGTTCGCAAGCGGCAAGATTTCCCTTGCAAGTGGATTCTCGGGATAATTGCGGCATTGATTGTAGCTGGTGGCACTACCCATTTGATGGAAATTTGGACGTTCTGGCATCCTACCTATAAGTTGCTGGGGTTTTTCAAAGCCATCACGGCTTCTGGTTCACTGTGCGCGACTATGGTATTGGTGCGATCGCTTCCAAAAGTTCTTGCTATTCCCAATCTGGCAGAACTGAAGAAAGCGAACCAACAGCTTGAACTTGAAATCAATGATCGCCTTTTAGCCGAAGAAGCATTACGCGAGAGTAAAGAGCGCTTCCACAATGCCTTTGACTACGCTGCAATTGGCATGGCACTGGTGGGACTAGATGGTAGTTGGCTTCAAGTTAATCATTCTTTGTGCGAAATTGTCGGTTATTCGGAACAAGAATTACTCTCCACGACTTGTCAAGAAATTACCCATCCAGACGACTGCGATACCGATCTTAACTACATACACCAACTGCTAACTGGCGAGATTCGCTGTTATCACATGGAGAAGCGGTATATACACAAGCTTGGACATGTGGTATGGATTCTGTTGAGTGGATCGCTAGTGTGCGACATTCACGGTCAACCATTGTACTTGATCGCCCAGATTCAAGACATTACCGAGCGCAAGCACGTGGAACAGACTTTACAACAACAAGCTTGCATTTTTGAAAATATCTCCGATGGTGTAATTGTGACAGACTTGTCAGGTCGCATCATTGATTGGAATCGAGCCGCAGAAAAGATGTTCGGTTATACCAAAACAGAGGTATCAGGCAAAACGTTGGGTATTTTGCACAAGCCAGAAGAGTCTGCTGTAGTGACACAGCAAATCATGGATGAGTTGCTCAGTACAAATCGTTGGGATGGTGAAATTAAGTTTATCCGTAAGGATGGAACTGAAGGCGTATGCGAAACAGTATTCGTGCCACTATACAACGAACAAGGTCAGCCCAGCGCAACTATTGGTGTCAACCGCAATATTACGGAACGCAAGCAAGCAGAAGCAGCGTTGCACAAAGCCAACGAGCAACTCACCTGTTGGGTGCAAGAACTAGAACAGCGCAACCGTGAAATTGCCTTACTCAGCGAAATGAGTGATATCTTGCAAGCTTGCTTGACAGTAGAAGAGGCGTATAAGGTAATTACTCAGTTAGTCCAACCTTTATTTCCGGAAACCTCAGGTGGAGTGTTTATTATTAGTTCGTCAAAACACTTAGTCGAGGCTGTGACTGTTTGGGGTGACTCAATCTTAGCAAGTAAGAAAGTATTTTCACCCAAGCAATGCTGGGCGCTGCGACGGGGGCGATCGCATTTTGCCGCATCTGGCGATCGCGGTTTACACTGTACCCACATTGAGGAAGACATATTCAGCGGCGAAGCTCTCTGCGTACCAATGATGGCACAAGGCGAAGCTTTGGGTATGCTGCATTTGCATTCACAACACAAAGGACAATTTACAACAGCCAAACAACAGCTAGCCTCTGCGGTTGCTGAACGCATAGCACTAGCTTTGGCAAACCTCAGACTCAACGAAGCTTTACAACAGCAGAGTATCCGCGATCCTCTCACAGGTTTATTTAATCGCCGCTATCTAGAAGAATCTTTAGAAAGAGAAGTAAGCCGAGCTGAACGCAACCAGCAACGAGTAGGAATTATCATGATTGACGTTGACCATTTTAAAAGTTTCAATGACACATTTGGTCATGAAGCAGGCGATATTGTGTTGCGCGAACTCGGTGGATTTTTAAAAAAGCAAGTCCGCAAGGCTGATATAGCCTGTCGTTATGGCGGTGAAGAGATGTTGTTGATTTTGCCAGAAACATCTTTAGAAGTTTGTCAAGAACGCGCTGAGCGAATCCGCCAAGGAGTTAAGCACTTGGATGTACAGCATCAACGTCAGAAATTAGGCAACATTACATTGTCCTTGGGAGTAGCAATGTTCCCAGAACACGGAATGACGGGTGCAGCAGTAATTGAAGCCGCTGATGCTGCACTTTATATTGCCAAAAAAACGGGGCGCGATCGCGTTGTTATGGCTCAATCTCAATTTGAGTAG
- a CDS encoding two-partner secretion domain-containing protein: protein MKPRPLQLWLLSGSTFLFAYCCKPTAAQIVPDATLPVDSAVTQQGNTSRIEGGTTVGTNLFHSFDSFSIPTDSTAFFNNTLDIQNIISRVTGKSISNIDGLIQANGTANLFLINPNGIVFGANARLNVGGSFLASTANSINFADGTQIGTTSPQTTPLLTVSTPIGLQFGQNSGSIKVQGTGYDLSVATPRFSPIVKGSRATGLRVSPGKTLALVGGDVDVEGGTLTAEQGRIDLGSVDDGQVSLTLISSGFALNYQGVKSYRDIRLSQQSLADASGGGAVQVQGNNVALTDGSLILIQNQGQQQGGSISVNTDRSLEESGTNSNGMLSSGLRSETTGDGTGADIAIFTPVLAIRNGGAITTRSYGAGKTGNVSINASESVQVIGHSPADPFVESFISAVAFSSGDAGDISLSTGKLSLFQGGRILSATFSTGNGGDVTVNARNSIEAIGVTNNFSPSNLSALTFNGGDAGRVTINTSKLLLRNGGAVSTSTLDTGDAGSIVINATESVEIGGRVPQTGDFSIVRSSAPVVNNALQRAFRLPPVPKGVSGDVTIKTQQLKVTDGARIDARNDGPNNAGTLRVDANYIFLERDGGITAATASGEGGNIQLVARDLLLLRDNSSISASADGNGNGGNISINTPLLVTVAKENSDISANSVNSRGGNVTINTSGLFGIQFRETSTSYSDITATGANSELSGTVRINTPDLDPSSGLVELPAIPIDSTKLIAQGCPANQSNRFIITGRGGLPPLPSEALRTENTVPLPWVTLERQEMGRDVETRHGASGRGEELLPKSQIQHEIVEANGWVVNKSGEVVLTASAPTTTALGSWLTPPTCP, encoded by the coding sequence ATGAAACCGCGTCCTCTACAATTGTGGCTCCTTAGCGGCAGTACGTTTTTGTTTGCGTACTGTTGCAAGCCAACAGCAGCACAAATTGTTCCGGATGCGACGCTACCAGTCGATTCCGCTGTCACTCAACAAGGGAATACTAGCAGAATAGAAGGAGGAACAACAGTTGGCACGAATTTATTTCACAGCTTTGATTCGTTTTCTATTCCCACTGACAGCACAGCCTTTTTCAACAATACTTTGGATATTCAGAATATTATTAGTCGGGTAACGGGAAAATCTATTTCTAATATTGATGGCTTGATTCAGGCTAACGGTACTGCGAATTTATTTCTCATCAATCCCAATGGGATCGTCTTTGGTGCTAATGCTAGGTTAAACGTTGGTGGCTCTTTTTTAGCTAGTACAGCCAATAGTATCAACTTTGCTGATGGCACGCAGATCGGTACAACTTCCCCTCAAACTACACCGCTGCTGACTGTCAGTACTCCCATTGGTTTGCAATTTGGACAGAATTCAGGAAGCATAAAGGTACAAGGTACGGGATACGATTTATCTGTTGCGACGCCTAGATTCTCACCAATCGTTAAGGGTAGTCGCGCAACTGGTTTGCGGGTGTCACCAGGAAAAACCCTCGCTTTGGTAGGTGGTGATGTAGATGTAGAGGGTGGCACGTTAACGGCCGAACAAGGACGAATTGATTTAGGTAGTGTAGATGATGGACAGGTGAGCCTTACTCTCATTTCCTCTGGCTTTGCCCTAAATTATCAAGGCGTAAAAAGTTATCGAGATATTCGCCTATCGCAACAGTCCCTAGCCGATGCTAGTGGCGGTGGTGCTGTTCAGGTACAGGGTAATAATGTCGCGCTGACTGATGGTTCACTCATTTTGATTCAAAATCAAGGGCAGCAACAAGGGGGAAGCATTAGCGTTAATACCGATCGGTCTTTAGAAGAGAGTGGAACCAACTCAAATGGCATGCTTAGTAGCGGTTTGCGTAGTGAAACTACAGGAGATGGAACTGGAGCAGATATTGCAATATTCACTCCTGTGTTGGCTATTAGAAATGGGGGAGCAATAACTACTCGTTCCTACGGTGCTGGCAAGACGGGCAATGTGAGTATCAATGCCTCAGAGTCGGTGCAAGTGATAGGGCATTCACCCGCCGATCCTTTTGTAGAAAGCTTCATCTCTGCTGTCGCGTTCAGTTCTGGAGATGCAGGAGATATCAGCTTGTCAACAGGAAAGTTATCCCTTTTCCAAGGGGGAAGAATATTATCTGCAACTTTTAGTACTGGCAATGGTGGAGATGTCACCGTGAATGCTCGTAACTCTATCGAAGCGATTGGAGTGACAAACAATTTCTCGCCAAGTAATTTGTCTGCTCTCACTTTCAACGGCGGGGATGCTGGCAGAGTGACAATCAACACATCAAAGTTGTTGCTTCGTAATGGAGGAGCAGTCAGTACTTCTACCTTGGACACGGGTGACGCTGGCAGTATTGTTATTAATGCTACAGAGTCTGTAGAAATAGGTGGTAGAGTCCCACAAACAGGCGATTTTAGTATTGTGCGATCGTCTGCCCCTGTTGTAAATAATGCTTTACAAAGAGCGTTTAGACTACCTCCTGTACCGAAGGGTGTTTCTGGAGATGTGACAATTAAAACTCAGCAATTGAAAGTTACAGATGGTGCAAGAATCGATGCCAGAAATGATGGCCCAAACAATGCTGGGACTTTGCGGGTAGATGCTAACTATATCTTTTTAGAGCGTGATGGTGGTATCACTGCTGCAACCGCATCCGGTGAAGGTGGCAATATTCAACTTGTGGCACGGGATTTGTTACTGTTGCGTGACAATAGTTCCATATCTGCCTCAGCAGATGGTAACGGCAATGGAGGTAACATCAGTATTAATACTCCTTTATTAGTTACTGTTGCCAAAGAAAATAGCGACATCAGTGCTAATTCTGTTAACTCTCGTGGAGGTAATGTGACTATCAATACCTCTGGACTTTTCGGCATCCAGTTCCGTGAGACATCTACTTCATACAGTGATATCACTGCTACAGGGGCAAATTCTGAGTTAAGTGGCACAGTAAGAATTAACACCCCGGATTTAGATCCTAGTTCTGGATTAGTGGAATTACCAGCTATCCCTATCGATTCTACAAAACTAATAGCACAAGGCTGTCCTGCTAACCAAAGCAATAGATTTATTATCACCGGACGTGGAGGCTTGCCACCCCTACCAAGCGAAGCACTCCGCACTGAGAATACAGTACCGCTCCCTTGGGTTACGCTTGAGCGTCAGGAGATGGGGAGAGATGTAGAGACGCGCCATGGCGCGTCTGGGAGAGGGGAAGAATTATTACCCAAATCTCAAATCCAACATGAAATAGTGGAAGCTAATGGTTGGGTAGTTAATAAATCTGGTGAGGTAGTACTGACAGCTTCTGCACCTACAACCACGGCTTTGGGTTCTTGGCTTACTCCCCCAACTTGCCCTTGA